The nucleotide sequence TTCAAACTTTCTATCCAAAAAATGAAACTGAGTCTTTTCACTACTGAATAATCCTAAAATTTGCctttaaaaaagtaaaaaatatccCTGAAAACAGGTCATGAGCGGCGCACATGCCATGTTATGAATGGAGAACTTGACAGGGTGAGGTTGTCATGggttttgaaaaattaatgGGACATCTTTCTTAAATTTCTTTTTCTGAGGTGACAATGAAATTTGTACATAAATTCAAGAGACGTACCAAAAATTTTCCCTAACTTTAAAGaccataaaataataaaatgaagcAACTGTTACGGAAAAGGAAAATGAACACTAAAGAAATGTAATTGTTTACGGAAAGAAAATTCCAAACTTATGAATGGGATGTTGGAAGGGGGTATGCATACCTCCATAGTATACAGCAGCCTGACCACTGCTATAATGCGTTAAAGCCCCAAACAGATTTGTGTTGTAAGCTAAAGCCAATGCAGCCAACACACCAGGTACCCCAGCTGCCAAGTTCATGGCAAGAAATGCAGAGTATAAAGCACCCACATGACCGGTTTGACTTGCAAAGAGGTAATGGATGAAGAAGTAAGCTGCCTGAAGAACGCCAAATGCAGCTGGCCAGCTTAAAGAGTAAGACTGAAGCGTCTTGGCTACACTACTAGACATCCAATTTACAATACCAAGATTTGTCAACTGGCCAGCCATACCGACTAGAACAGAAAACCAAGCCAATGTATCCCATGCTGATTTTTCACTTAAGCAGTCATCCCAATTAAGGACTCCTAACAAAAGGAGTATAGATAAGCCAATCATTGCAGTTACAACGCTTGCCACACCAAGAGCATCTCTGCAAGCGAACAAAGAAAGGAATTGGTGAATCAGAAGATTTAGAACCCTAGTAGAACAAAATGCATTCCCAGGGAAATCATGAGCAGAAGttacacacacagacacacataATGTGTTTGCTACTGTCGACCATCACTATAAGAATATGTGGTTTGGTTGAAAATGTTGCACTAAAGGACTCTTTGGATAAAattatataacaaaaaattaataaacattACTAATGACATAATTCTACATTGTATGGACTACATGAGGGCACACACAATACATCTATAAGTCCAAACAATCAAGGTCATATGGTCAAAACTACTAGCCATCATCCTTGAACTCACAAGTCAAATTCTTTAATAATAGCAAGCTTTGAAAGTAAGACATCGAATAGGAAACCATGGAAATACAGCTAGATAATGAAACTAAAGAAAGAACTGTGCATGCTTTCTTGTTATCTTCTGTTTTTCCCTTTGCTATATGTGAAGAATAGTTACAGAATATTCTACCCAATATGATAAGCAAGACACAAAAAGACATAGCTGGCAAAGTGAAATGGACAGACAAAATAGAATCTACGCATAAACACAGTATTTCAGATttgaaagaaaattttcaacaaGAAACTCTTCAAGGGTAGCTAAGTGCACCAGGTATGGAGAGGTCAAATGTACCCAACTTTACAGAGGCTATATCCTATTTCATAATGTTATGCCAAAGTAGGTAACATTTGAAGAGTCACTTTCTTAAGGGAAAACAACTATATTGATGGATGAAACATATTCAAGTAAGCACCTCAATAGGTAGGTTTTATCCTATTAAGAAACGTTACCTCTTTGATAAAAAAACGTTACCTCACCTCTGGTGACTACAACCAGCAACATTAAGGATGATAACACTTAAAAAAGTTCATCCTGTTCAAACTGTAAACAAGTTTGTGGAGATACAGGTCCAGGAAATTCATCTTCTTTAACCCCCAAAAGAGTCATATTTACAACATATGTTTGACCAACTAAAGATGCCTTTGAGAAATAACCATTGTTGGGAATAGAATCGACAGTTACAGAAATAGGAGATTAAATGAAAGATAAAAATCTCAATTAAAAATCTCAATGATTGTAATTATATAGTCCATGGAAACATCCCAGTATCCCAAGCAAAGTCCTATTCTTGGTGAAAAATTTATCAGATTGCAAAAAAGAAGGATATGCAATTATGGTCCACTGGACATGTAAAATTAATAGTAAATAGTCCAAAGCCACAAAAGCTACTTACCCGAAGACCCACAAAGAGACAGCAAGAAGCATTGTACCAACCATAATGAATTCATTCTTTGTGACGGGACCCATATTCTCCAATTTCTTTCTAGCCATGGCAGGGGCATCAGGTGTGTCTTTGGTTTCTGGAGGAAATAGCTTGTATAAGACTAGCGGAGTAGCTAGAAGGCAGACAAATGCTGGTAAACTAGCAGCCTTGAACCAAGAAACCCAAGGGCTTGAAACAATCACCCCAAGTTCCTCAGCTAATTTAAGGCACAACAAATTTTGAGCTGCAGCCGTTAAGAAAAGAGCACTAGAATTACCAGCGGACTGTCACCCATCAGAAAACACAGATGCATGAGTCACGTGATGACATAAATAACATATATTAATAGAGTCAGCAAGGAAAGAATATCTAATACAGTAATACATTATGCTGAATTAATGCAatagagaaaatataaaaaactgtTGTTTAGTACATTGGATCTCTTAATTCACACATGAGAGCTCCTACCTTTCTTCCAACAAACAATTGTACGGATAATAAGCAAGATTTAAATCCAGGTTTGAGTAGAGAAGCTAGTGTACTACGTAGCCGAGGTTTACTTCATAGTAGGCCCCAACTCAACAATTGCCCAAGAATTAGACCAGAagtggttttatttattttttcttttaataggACATCCACCATTTACGAGTCCAAAGAATAATTGAAGAGCGGGAGGACACATTTCACTACTGGCTACTAAGAACCTAACAGTACTCTTTTTAGGGAgagtaaagaaaaagaagccAGAAGGTTATGAAATAAAGGTTAAAGGATCTATATTTTTAATACAATCCACTGATGTGGGACATGACTAGAAAGGGTTTTATGCTCTTCCATGCACTTCGGCTAATTACCAGGGAACTTAAGCTTTTTGTCTTCAACCAAACACACAGGAagagacaaaatttaaaaatataaagcaCGGTACAGCAACGAAGAGAGGGAAAAGGAAATTCTCGTGTATAATTCAGCAACGACTAGAGTAAAGGAGGTGGTAGCTGTTTGAAACGAAAGGCAGAACAATGACGAAAACGCTACTCTCGGGTAATTCAACAATAATAAAGTGAAGCGCAGAAAAGTTCTCTTCCTATCAAATTCAGCATAAACGAAAGGCAAAGTGCAAAGAACAGTTAGACgataacccccccccccccaccctcCTCCTCCCCCTGTAGAGCTCTAGTTTTCTTCTTCCTGCATCCGTGGGTATTGTAGATCAAGAGCATTTCGTTTTCCATATTTTTACCACAATTTTTGGTTCAAATAAAGAGAAGTACTGAATTAAGATATACAATCAAAAGGTTAAGTAAAAATGCAAAAGAAATCTCCTCCTAACTGAGTTTATCAAAGTGAGATCATTCACAATACTACAGGTATCCAAAGAGGCAATCAATGAAAGATCTTATCGAGTCCGTACCCCATATATGAAATACTGAAGAAATCCATTGGTTAAAGATGTAGAATTCATATATCTACAAATTAGGGAACTGAACGAGCACCAACCTGAAACTGAGACATAATCAGATAAGAACCAAGCTTTCTTTTGGAGGGGTCACCGGGTTTACTCCCGCCGGAGAGGGACAACGACTTGATAATGGGCAAAAAAACACCGCCAGCCCTGGCCGTGGTACTCGGCATTGCCGGAGCAATTAGTGCCTCGCTTATTGTCAGCCCATAAGACAATCCCAGTGTGCTCTTCCCCAACCACTTGACAAAGTAGGTGGCAATCCGATCCCCCAAGCCCGTCTTTACGAACCCGCGAgcgaaaaagaaggaaatgacAATCAACCAGATCACCTCATTGGTAAAAGCACTGAAGGCCGTCGGGAAGGACAGAGTTCCGGTCACAACGGAGGTGGTGAGGCCGAGAAAGGCCCAAGCGCCGACAGGTAACGGGCTCAGAACCAGGCCAGCAATGGTGGATAGGAAAATGGCGAGCAATTGCCAGGCTTGTGGGGTGACTTCGACTGGTTTGGGGACGAAAAAGCGGACCACAATGCCTATGGCGATTGATATGATGAAGGGGATGGGTTTGGCGCCTTCAAGCGGCGGTGCCAGCGGTGGTGCGAGAGTGGTTTGGGGCTGTGCGGATTGAGAGGCTTGGATTGGGAAAtgggtttttctgggttttgaggAATGAGACAAGGAGATGAAAGGTTTTGAGGGCAAGAGGGATGGTGATCGGAGGGTGGGGAGTGAGGGAGATGATTGGATGGACGGTGGAGATTTGACGAGGGGTTTTGAGCGGCGGAATAAGGAAGCGCGGGAAGAGAGAGGGAAGGTGGAGGAGGAGTGAGAGTGGAGCGCGAAGCTCTCCATTGTCGCCAActctttagagagagaaagagaaatgaatgagaaatggaatgagagaaagagagagagagagagagagagaggatttgGCGTATTTTATGGGAGAAGGGCGGAGCTTCCAAGGGCGGGAGAGAAAGAGACGGAGACGCAGAGGATGGTGATGCCGATTGATGCGTGAGACAAACACTGCGTTTAATCTGATCCTCATGTGAGAGAGGAGGGAATTCAatggaattttaattttaattttctttttctttctattttttattatatgccTTTTTCTTATATGTAAAAGTTTAAAGGAGTCTAACCCCAAATCGAGTGGGCATCAATTGATTTCAACGGTTTTGATGACCTTGGTTTCGACCGTGTGGTTGGAtttttttgggttaaatttTACAATCGATTAGTAATACtatggtttaaattcatatttggtgaaaatcaaacctaaaatttttcACTTATAATCGAAAAACAATACTACTAAActgtagtattaagtgacactttgttgagttttaatctagttgaataatttaaaaatcaaatctaactgatttattttaatttggttcaattttgacttttgataattttaaaattaattaaaatgaaattgaacaattatatattttttaattattattttacttaATCACTAATATTAATATATTGTAAATTATTTGAAGGGGCTACTACTATGCACATATTATAAATGTCAATCAGTTATACGTTATTTATAATAATGATTAATAATTAGAAGATTTGTTGATATTATATCCTTATGCAGGGTGGGCACTGTCCGGTTAGGCCTAGTTATCTCTCAAATTAGAACTCGAGTTGAAAAATATCAACGGTTCAGTTCGGCGTGTTCCGCTCAAATTTATTACTTCCCTGTTTTTATGCCCATCCTAAGTTAGTTTTACtccgccacttagtactatgatcaggtggtatttctcttcatttagAAGTGAGAGGGTCTAGGTTCGAATCTTGTGGatagcgaattcgataccaaattaggttgcccattctGTGGCTTCCTCTTTctctagtgtaaaaatattgatgtactcaaaaaaacaaaaaaggttaGTTTTACTCCATCCTAGTATTGAGATCGAGCATGCCATATGTACACAAATATGTGCCAGCAAGAAATATAAATTCAACTAATGACTAACAATACTACTTCTTGCGACActcataaataaaataaattctaATATGGGTAAACCATTAAAAAACATCAAGCAGAGcttctaaatttaaaaaaaaaaaaaaaactttgggaTATTATGAGATGGAGGCTACGTGTTAGGATAATGGACGAGGAGAAGAactgaagaaagaaaaatgaagaagagaagaaccaaagaaaatgaaaaagtgGTGCGGCACAAAAGAGAAGGGAGGAGGAGATGACAAAAAACCAATAATGCCAGCTTTAAACATTAGGGTATAGCTATAGCTTTCATGCTTGGACTTAATTAAATTTCATTTAGGTCTATTTATTAAATGGGTTAAGTGAATTAGgtacttaaaaagaaaaataaatggttTGGTCTGGTTCTGGCGGTTATGCCAAGATAAGAACTGAACCTATATGAACAGTTCGATCCAACATTTGAACCTAAATTGActtattttgataaaaaaaaaaatattctttcTGAAAGAGCACCAAACCCTAGTTACAATGGCGCCGCTGGCCCTTATTATGGCTTGGGCTAGCGGCACCCtattttctcctcctcctaaCCTCTTCCCCACCCTCCTACACCTTCCACAACCGTCTTTCTTGTtgtcctcttcttctttcttcctttcccccACCATCTTCTAGCTCCCACCGCTATAAATCAGCTCTGCCCGTTTGTGGGTCCTTGGCATGCCTTTTCGGCGGTCATCGCTGCTCAGATCTCTCCCTACTTCTCACCTAAAAGCTGCTCATTGCCTCCCCCTTTTCCCCTCACCTTTGCACCCATTTTTCTGTCCTTCATCTTGCTCCCCCTCTTATTTTCCAACCCATAATCACGATTTAGATCTTGGAGTTTTGGGCTCTATTTTGACACAAGACTCAACCCTCCCAGCCCATTGCCGAACTGGCTTGCTGAAAAttttgtgacacaccccgatactaaaatcaaggcgtgctggccgtcacgtgggagtgacataaccaaaagtgcgacgcggaagcaatagataagagcaatacgaagaaataaaaaccaaatactaacaataataaccaagtaacgtgctagagtgagtttaggtgtgaaacacacatattcagagcataaatacTAGGTGCAGTGTGGAACGATTCACTTCGGAACAAGGGTGTTTTACACACCCCCTTTGCCCCCCTTTCTCCTGCTTCCATGGTTTTTATATCCACCCCTATCCCTATGCGAGATTGTAAACTCTAAGCTCCAAACTAATTCCTTCATCCCATTGATACCCCAACCAAAGTAAACCACTAGATGTCAACTAATTATACTAGTAAACAAGGTACCTGCAACGAGTTAAGGTCCTCATTTTGAAGATTTTTGAAGACCAAATGCATATGAACTACAAAGTAATATTAATTTAGATTTAAAGacttaaaatatttgacaacttaTATTGACCGTTTCAGCCTACAAAATCAGCTTTGCGTTGCCGGCGGATGAGTTCGTGATAAGGTGTGTGCATACCTATTTATGAAATCCCgttagtgtatatatatatgtacacagaCACACTAGCCTTCATGTGCATAAGCCTTTTTTGAATATGTGCGACTTGCACGTATTAAGGGGGCGTAGTCAACTTAGGATTTGAaaagattttaatagattttgtTAAGTGATAGATTTCATAGAATTATGAGGCTTCTACAAAATCCATATGGATTTTGGAAGACTTGAGAAAATTCATTATAACAGATTTTTGTTCATTTTGATAGATTTTAGAAAGTTGAATCTTGACCGTCAAATAAATCAAATGGTGATAAATGTATCTAAGTCATGAATTCACCAAAATGGAGCTGAAATAAAAATTCAAGATTATCATATAAACCCAACTACTTAAAAGTCTCTAGTTGCAACCCTTTCCAATCCTATTTCCTTCCCACTTTGTTAGTTTGCTAGGTTTGAgagtgtggtggtggtggaaatGCCGGTTGTGGCGGTGAAGCTTGAAATTTGAACTTAGGTTTGTGGGAATTGCTGGATTTTTGTGAGAGGGAGGGTTGGGCGAGTTGGGGATTACTGGGGAGCAAAGAAGTCCAAAGAGTTTCCATTTCCAAAACGAAAGAAATGGATAATGAAAGGATAACCCCGCCAAGTAAGAAGAAGAGCGAATGGATCAGGAGGACGAGAACTCAGCAATCGAGCTATGCGGTGCTCGCAAAGACATAAAGAAGAGGTGGAGTAATGTAAAAAATATTTGGATTTGAAATATAGGATTCTATTTGGTCTTATTATATATACTTCTGGCTCTCAAATTTCACAAAATCCATAACTTAATGAAATCTACAAAATCTTAAATTTTTCAATACACTTAGATTTGGATGGACTTTAAAAATGACtattaaaatcttgattgactACACTCAGATTTGCATGGGATTCTAAAAATCCTTTTAAAATCCTTTGGTTGACTACAATaggattttaaaatcttttaaaattcttccaaatctgagtttgactacacccctataaatgtatttatatgtgtaaattgataaaaagaaagtcaaatatttgaagtaaataaataatctagatcatgctagaagaaattccttataaatcaattaaaacagctGAATCTAtgtaataaaatcggtctccatagaatttacattaagaatagagaaaataatatttagggggtgtattcaattgagattttgagggattttaattcttttaatgaatctaggggtattcaatcaggattttaagtgattatctgaaatttaaggtgtattcaattagaattttaagatagttcattaaaatccttagacattcgggtgtattcaattaggattttaaaaaagTTTATAATATTTCAGGTGTAttaaattagaaattgattttaaagaatttgagaaagttgaggaattagaagGAATTgaagagatttcgtagtgtattttaagcattcacaaatctcacatctccccatgagatttcgagggaattgaataaaaaatttatatggaatctctacaaattaattaaactccataaaattcatggatttataaatccattaaagtctctcaaattctcaattgaatacaccccccttaataaacaacttattgaattacattattgctagcccattgtgagactaagtctACCGCTTTCTtcatagtgtagataatatcgtttgttaaaaaaaaattatttagcaactaatttaatcatattattatccgtgtgctaaatatttttttataatcgaCATTACATGCctattaaaatgttttgaacatgtttaaaaataaagaaaataatatttaataaatagataattgaataaCATTATTGCTaatgtactaattaaaaaaagctgtaaaaaaattaattattaaaaaaacactcTTAAAATGACGAAATACTCCTGTTATATTTGACACATTATTTTGGGttgtttttgaagttttttgtttgatgGGTATTTTTGTCCAATTACTTTTTGCAAAGCTTGTGACACAGAAAACACTATTCATTGGGcttgttggctttatatataagatACTAGTAGAGAGCACAcattttgtgtgtatgaacaatttctcttaataagtgcatattttttcttaatattGTATAATTACTGTTTTGTCATAGGAAAAATAGGTGTATGAtttcattttgtcaaaatgtaCAAAATTAAAGCCTTTTCAACCGCCCACTTCCTCCTATGTTCTCCTTAAGCTCAACCGCTTCAGTTCATTCAAATTATCCAAAAAACATCATGATTTCACATACGtgtatgaaaaaatgatggtgggaTAATTTCTTTTAATGAGTGCATATTTtttagagagttttaacgaaaagccgacggtactgttcactttaacgaaaaaccatatttttacactaaaaagtcaaacttggtactatttactttaccctttattttgtccttagcattaaaactcaaagttttctaacatttttcattagttttttgatcttatgtaaatatttagattcaaattactattttgccctccttatgtaaatattgtgtagcaaaagtgagggcaaaatagaaaaaaaggggaaaaagtttaaaagatacaaaattattattttgtcctcctcatgtcaacattttgtATTCAAAAGTAAGggcaaaattgaaataaaatagggtaAAAGTTGACAAGCCCCTCTTCTCTTAATAGAATAAATAGATTAACAGAATAGATagatatatgtgtatatatgtatgctaTAAATAGATTTTGCGTTTGAAAATCGTGTTTGGGAATTGGGGTTTCTGCAGCTTCTGGGAAAGGAGTGCTATGACACTGATATTTCCTTGGACAAGATGCCGAGGAGTGAATTTGTAGACAAGGTTCAAGACTACTTTGCACGTTGGGGAAGAGGCTCAGGGAATCGCTGTAATTCCATGGTATGTGGCTCTGGCCTTGCCATTTCTTATCTCAGTAGACTCCATttcagtgtttttttttctctcataaTTTGATGTAAAAATCGTTAATGTTTTAGGAATTTTCCCTTATTAGCTGGACAAACAGTTAGTGAAACttgttgaatcaaatttgaAATCTAGTCTAGCAGCCTGAGGCGATGGCCTGGGCGAGGCTATCCATGGAACGCATTGGCTttgccttttaaaacattggttCTTAATGGGATTTCCTCTTGTTGGACAGCTTATTCTACAATTTAAATACAAGCTCAATTGAAGATTATACCAAAAGAGGTTTGTTTTCTGCATATGGCGCGTTCTGTACCATTTTGTCCTATTACCTAGAATCGAAGTTATTTTGATGTTCATTTGTAATTTCCAGGAATTGAAGATCTTACATCTGGTGTAATAGTGACTCCTCTACCACCAAAAGGCCACATTTATGGATGATCCGCTACTAGTTCTTGGAGCTATCCGTTTCGGTACTTGTTTCTTTAtctttttctaaattttctGCACACTCAGCTCTCCATGGGTGATTTTTCAGATTTGTCATAAATCATTGGTCTTTTGCGCTAACCTTGTTTGGTCTTTTGGTATTTGTTGGTGTTCACTAGTCATAATAGAGCCTTATATGCTACTTTTTCTCGTCTTATCGTGCCTATATTAACATCATGGTATAAAACCGAATTCTAAAAGCTCCTCTACTTTCATGGGGTGGTACTATTGCATTTTGCCTACTCTATTTGTAACATTAGAATGTTTTAGTAATAATAGTTGTTATATATCCTGAAACATTGAAGATCTTAAATTTCACTAGTCTCTCATTGAAGGTTTCTGTTAACTGCTGCATACTAGGCAGAGGATATCTTGCCATATATACTCGCACATTGAGATTCTTATGCATCTTCCAGTAGTCTTAAGTATGTATTTACCCTATTCTGCCTTCTTGAAGTTCATATTGGCGTGGCTTCTTAACTGATCATGTTTGCTAGCAACAACATCCTGCATGAACTTTTCCAAGTAAACCAAGATTCTATTTCACAGAACCGATCACTTGGAAACATCtccaaaaaattgaaatatctGGTCTTGAGCTCAGGTGCAAGGTTTGGGTTCATGTTAGATGAAGAACTAAAGGAAGCAGCTGCCTGTGATGAAGTGAAAGCTGCTCTTTCAGTTAAAATTAGCAGAGAGCGCATTGGCACTGAAGTAAATTCCTGTTTTTGCATGCCTCAAGTGGTGATTGTTTGATTATAATTTGATTTATGATAACACTGTTCTAGCTCTTTTACTGGGAAAACTTATCCTGGGTCCCAAAGGTACAGGGGAATTATCTCCTCATTTTCCCCTTGTTTCTCCTTTTTCAGATTGACCTAATGATCTCTGGGAATCAACCTGTCCAAGCTATGGCCTATATTAGTGATTGGAAGTTATTTTGGGTAGTCTTCAGTC is from Malus sylvestris chromosome 5, drMalSylv7.2, whole genome shotgun sequence and encodes:
- the LOC126623352 gene encoding dicarboxylate transporter 2, chloroplastic-like, whose protein sequence is MESFALHSHSSSTFPLSSRASLFRRSKPLVKSPPSIQSSPSLPTLRSPSLLPSKPFISLSHSSKPRKTHFPIQASQSAQPQTTLAPPLAPPLEGAKPIPFIISIAIGIVVRFFVPKPVEVTPQAWQLLAIFLSTIAGLVLSPLPVGAWAFLGLTTSVVTGTLSFPTAFSAFTNEVIWLIVISFFFARGFVKTGLGDRIATYFVKWLGKSTLGLSYGLTISEALIAPAMPSTTARAGGVFLPIIKSLSLSGGSKPGDPSKRKLGSYLIMSQFQSAGNSSALFLTAAAQNLLCLKLAEELGVIVSSPWVSWFKAASLPAFVCLLATPLVLYKLFPPETKDTPDAPAMARKKLENMGPVTKNEFIMVGTMLLAVSLWVFGDALGVASVVTAMIGLSILLLLGVLNWDDCLSEKSAWDTLAWFSVLVGMAGQLTNLGIVNWMSSSVAKTLQSYSLSWPAAFGVLQAAYFFIHYLFASQTGHVGALYSAFLAMNLAAGVPGVLAALALAYNTNLFGALTHYSSGQAAVYYGAGYVDLPDVFKVGFIMALVNAVIWAIVGSFWWKFLGLY